The DNA window GTGCAACACCTGTGCGTGAAGCATTCCGTAAATTGGCTAAAGATAACCTCGTAGTGATCGTTCCTTGGAAGGGCGTTACTGTAAAGTCTGATACACCAGAGGAAATCATTGCATTGTATCAAGTGCGTGAAGTAATGGAAGGCCTTGGTGCAAGACTTTGTGCACGTCATGCTACAGACGAACAAATTAAAGAATTGCGTGACATCTGTAAAGAAATGCATGAAATCGAAGATGCTACAGAACGTGTTGAAGTAAACAGTCGATTCCATACAATGATCGCTCATTACTCTGGCAATGAACGCGTTGTAGAATACCTTGCGAGCTTCCGTGAACGCGTTAATCGCGATATGTATATCAGCTCCTTCAATGCAGTGCGTACACATGATTGCGACGATGAACATGATCATATCGTAGATGCTATTGAGCGTCATGATGAAGTGGCAGCAGAAAATGCTATGCGTCAGCACATTAATAATGCATTTATCTTCAAAAAAGCAAATGCTGAAGTGCAACACAAAAAACTTAATGAAGTATAATGCCTTTAATTGGGCATAC is part of the Veillonella sp. genome and encodes:
- a CDS encoding GntR family transcriptional regulator, with the translated sequence MGKQDSKDKYKLSAVDSIERLPLSEQVYLTLKTAILTGELMPQEKLNEVKIAEQLQVSATPVREAFRKLAKDNLVVIVPWKGVTVKSDTPEEIIALYQVREVMEGLGARLCARHATDEQIKELRDICKEMHEIEDATERVEVNSRFHTMIAHYSGNERVVEYLASFRERVNRDMYISSFNAVRTHDCDDEHDHIVDAIERHDEVAAENAMRQHINNAFIFKKANAEVQHKKLNEV